A region of Streptomyces sp. R44 DNA encodes the following proteins:
- a CDS encoding AAA family ATPase codes for MDAFADLGRVDRAPFVGRSRELDRLDGLVRARTGGAGPVAVDVTGEPGIGKTRLLTEFAARARRRRATVLHGRAGSAAGHGTPFQPFVDAFADLDHHDRATAPDLADLAELVERAGVEGAGHVRRIAVAVGRVTAPGLVLLLDDLQDADPASVALLDHLLRHPPRSPVLLVLARRERQTPPALASVLTRAGDTGSLASLTPTPLTPGDCAEGLGPGLSPEQAREIHTTSLGNPLYYRALAAARTSGTGPAATPLTELAALDREERSLVEAIAVLGTHATTELLAAVAGDDAPSPSQGEALGELMRRDLVRGGPDGRVLALRHPALPELLLGALAPWRRRELHRRAAAALARAGAPVTERAPHLVRAATVWDPATAAELAEAAERIGAADPARAAEWLGAVLDLLPDTTEHQGDRRELTLRRARALGSAGRVAESRDILHHLIDDTHDREGGPADAELRTSAVLLCAFMERHLGRYPEADALLRRELERDPGPRPDLRTRIVVEWGCRALFAARYPELRAVVAENLHEARRRRDDEGTAELLTLAALGEVYEGETAAARAHAAGAAALTDSFTDGRLAHHPESLVRLGWSEAFLEQYGTAERHATRGIAMARRAGRPFALSQLLLCSAYVHLLTGRVGTALDLAEESLAVARTLGGAELIGFSGAMRATVLLHARPLGDPGARAAAEEAAATVGTAEGWWATQARCMLAHTLPLDQDPHRVREVLVRAGGDRDLSGLQPSLRPGYLEVLTAAALAAGDLPEAERVARRALAEAEPLGLSVQRGAARRAWGRVLAGRGEPAAAAREFTEAARDGARSGAVLREAHSLLLAAPQLQASGDAPQAAALRRRGRRLAAEAGARMLVDLADRTRTAPPRGDATGGRLAVLTPREREISALVAEGLTNQAVAERLCLSPRTVESHVARVYRKTGVETRAGLASLVVRDETPARQSLRG; via the coding sequence ATGGACGCTTTCGCGGACCTCGGGCGCGTCGACCGCGCGCCCTTCGTCGGCCGGAGCCGGGAGCTGGACCGGCTCGACGGCCTGGTGCGCGCCAGGACCGGCGGCGCGGGACCGGTGGCCGTGGACGTCACGGGCGAGCCGGGCATCGGCAAGACCCGCCTGCTCACGGAGTTCGCGGCGCGGGCGAGGCGGCGCAGGGCGACGGTCCTGCACGGCCGTGCGGGATCGGCCGCCGGGCACGGCACCCCGTTCCAGCCCTTCGTGGACGCCTTCGCCGACCTGGACCACCACGATCGCGCCACGGCCCCGGACCTTGCGGACCTGGCGGAGCTCGTCGAGCGCGCCGGAGTCGAGGGCGCCGGACACGTGCGGCGGATCGCGGTTGCGGTCGGGCGCGTGACGGCACCCGGCCTCGTGCTCCTGCTCGACGACCTCCAGGACGCGGACCCCGCCTCCGTCGCGCTCCTGGACCACCTCCTCCGGCACCCCCCGCGGTCGCCCGTCCTCCTCGTCCTGGCCCGGCGCGAGCGCCAGACCCCACCGGCCCTGGCCTCCGTCCTCACACGCGCCGGGGACACGGGCTCACTCGCGAGCCTGACGCCCACCCCGCTCACGCCCGGCGACTGCGCCGAGGGCCTCGGCCCCGGGCTTTCACCGGAGCAGGCGCGGGAGATCCACACCACCAGCCTCGGCAACCCGCTCTACTACCGGGCACTCGCGGCCGCCCGCACGTCCGGCACCGGCCCGGCGGCCACCCCGCTCACCGAACTCGCCGCGCTCGACCGGGAGGAGCGCTCGCTGGTCGAGGCCATCGCGGTACTCGGCACCCACGCGACGACCGAACTGCTCGCGGCCGTCGCCGGGGACGACGCCCCGAGCCCTTCCCAGGGGGAGGCCCTGGGGGAGTTGATGCGACGGGATCTCGTGCGGGGCGGGCCGGACGGGCGCGTCCTCGCGCTGCGGCATCCCGCGCTGCCCGAGCTGCTCCTCGGCGCGCTCGCCCCCTGGCGCCGCCGGGAGCTGCACCGGCGGGCCGCGGCCGCACTCGCCCGCGCCGGGGCTCCCGTGACCGAGCGTGCCCCGCACCTCGTCCGGGCCGCGACCGTCTGGGACCCGGCCACCGCCGCCGAGCTGGCCGAGGCCGCCGAGCGGATCGGGGCGGCCGACCCCGCCCGCGCCGCCGAGTGGCTGGGCGCCGTGCTCGACCTGCTGCCCGACACCACCGAACACCAAGGCGACCGACGCGAACTGACGCTCCGCCGGGCCCGCGCCCTGGGCTCGGCGGGACGCGTCGCGGAGAGCCGGGACATCCTCCACCACCTCATCGACGACACCCACGACCGAGAAGGGGGACCCGCGGACGCGGAGCTGCGGACCTCGGCCGTCCTGCTCTGCGCGTTCATGGAGCGCCACCTCGGCCGCTACCCCGAGGCGGACGCCCTGCTCCGCCGCGAACTGGAGCGGGACCCCGGCCCCCGGCCGGACCTGCGGACCCGGATCGTCGTCGAATGGGGCTGCCGCGCCCTGTTCGCCGCCCGTTACCCCGAACTCCGCGCCGTGGTCGCCGAGAACCTCCACGAGGCCCGGCGGCGCCGCGACGACGAGGGGACGGCCGAGCTGCTGACCCTGGCCGCCCTCGGCGAGGTGTACGAGGGCGAGACCGCCGCCGCCCGCGCGCACGCCGCCGGGGCCGCGGCCCTCACCGACTCCTTCACCGACGGCCGACTCGCCCACCACCCCGAGTCGTTGGTGCGCCTCGGCTGGAGCGAGGCCTTCCTTGAGCAGTACGGGACGGCCGAGCGGCACGCCACCCGGGGCATCGCGATGGCCCGCCGCGCCGGACGCCCCTTCGCCCTCTCGCAGCTCCTGCTCTGCTCGGCGTACGTCCACCTCCTGACCGGCAGGGTCGGCACCGCGCTCGACCTGGCCGAGGAGTCCCTCGCGGTGGCCCGCACCCTCGGCGGCGCCGAACTCATCGGGTTCAGCGGGGCGATGCGGGCCACCGTGCTCCTGCACGCCCGCCCGCTCGGCGACCCAGGAGCGCGGGCCGCGGCCGAGGAGGCGGCGGCGACCGTCGGGACCGCCGAGGGCTGGTGGGCCACCCAGGCCCGCTGCATGCTCGCCCACACCCTCCCGCTCGACCAGGACCCGCACCGGGTCCGTGAGGTGCTGGTGCGTGCGGGCGGCGACCGCGACCTCTCCGGGCTCCAGCCCTCCCTGCGCCCCGGCTATCTCGAAGTCCTCACGGCCGCGGCCCTCGCCGCCGGTGACCTTCCGGAGGCCGAGCGGGTCGCCCGCCGGGCCCTCGCGGAGGCCGAGCCGCTGGGCCTGTCCGTCCAGCGGGGTGCCGCGCGCCGCGCCTGGGGACGGGTCCTGGCCGGGCGGGGTGAACCGGCCGCCGCGGCCCGGGAGTTCACCGAAGCCGCGCGGGACGGCGCGCGCTCCGGGGCGGTCCTGCGCGAGGCCCACAGCCTGCTCCTCGCCGCCCCGCAGCTCCAGGCCTCGGGCGACGCGCCGCAGGCAGCGGCCCTCCGGCGCAGGGGCCGGCGGCTGGCCGCCGAGGCAGGCGCCCGCATGCTGGTGGACCTGGCCGACCGCACCCGCACCGCACCGCCCCGCGGCGACGCCACCGGAGGCCGGCTCGCCGTCCTCACCCCGCGCGAGCGGGAGATCTCGGCCCTGGTGGCCGAGGGGCTCACCAACCAGGCCGTGGCCGAACGGCTCTGCCTGAGTCCCCGCACGGTCGAGAGCCACGTCGCCCGGGTCTACCGCAAGACGGGCGTGGAGACCCGCGCCGGCCTGGCCTCGCTGGTCGTCAGGGACGAGACGCCGGCCCGTCAGTCCTTGCGGGGATAG
- a CDS encoding phosphoenolpyruvate hydrolase family protein, with product MHGAARRMNPDILVLCHGGPIAEPEDARYVLEHTTGVVGFFGAIERLPTERAITEQTRAFKSLTTG from the coding sequence ATGCACGGCGCGGCCAGGCGGATGAACCCCGACATCCTCGTGCTCTGCCACGGCGGACCCATCGCCGAACCCGAGGACGCGCGCTACGTCCTGGAGCACACGACGGGCGTCGTCGGCTTCTTCGGGGCGATCGAACGTCTCCCCACGGAGCGGGCCATCACGGAACAGACCCGCGCCTTCAAGTCCCTCACCACCGGATGA
- a CDS encoding DUF2000 family protein, protein MTTTDHTPVRFDTKIAVLLREDLETWQRLNVTAFLVSGLGTELPEVIGERYADADDTPYLPMFRQPVLVFEGTKETLTAAHGRALSRGLPRAVFTTDLFTTGNDRDNRAAVRAVGAGQLDLAGIAVYGPRNAVDKVLKGARMHP, encoded by the coding sequence ATGACGACGACCGACCACACCCCCGTACGTTTCGACACCAAGATCGCCGTGCTGCTGCGCGAGGACCTGGAGACCTGGCAGCGGCTGAACGTCACGGCGTTCCTGGTCAGCGGCCTCGGCACGGAGCTCCCCGAGGTGATCGGCGAACGGTACGCCGACGCGGACGACACCCCGTACCTGCCGATGTTCCGCCAGCCCGTCCTGGTCTTCGAGGGGACCAAGGAGACGCTGACCGCCGCCCACGGCCGGGCCCTCTCGCGCGGGCTGCCCCGCGCGGTCTTCACGACCGACCTCTTCACCACCGGCAACGACCGGGACAACCGTGCCGCGGTACGGGCCGTGGGCGCGGGACAGCTCGATCTGGCGGGGATCGCCGTGTACGGGCCGCGCAACGCCGTGGACAAGGTGCTCAAGGGCGCCAGGATGCATCCCTGA
- a CDS encoding AraC family transcriptional regulator, with protein sequence MVARTAARQEVSAWRPRVPGVVEVFHARFTEHAYPMHVHDVWTLLIVDDGAVRYDLDRHERGTPGDTVSLLPPQVPHNGSPATSDGFRKRVLYLDLTQLDESFIGPAVDAPDLVDPLLRRRVGQLHTALAEPGDELEAQSRLALIGDRLRGHLRPRLLTPARAADPGVAHGLRELLDARLVEGVTLDEAALLLHAHPAHLVRAFSGAFGIAPHQYLTARRIDRARRLLLDGQPPVEVAAATGFYDQPHLNRSFKRIVGTTPGRFARVRGGPSPLS encoded by the coding sequence ATGGTGGCCCGGACGGCGGCCCGTCAGGAGGTCTCGGCGTGGCGCCCGCGCGTGCCGGGTGTTGTGGAGGTCTTCCACGCCCGGTTCACCGAGCACGCGTACCCGATGCACGTGCACGACGTGTGGACGCTGCTCATCGTGGACGACGGCGCGGTCCGCTACGACCTCGACCGGCACGAGCGCGGCACTCCCGGCGACACGGTGTCCCTGCTGCCGCCGCAGGTTCCGCACAACGGCTCGCCCGCCACCTCCGACGGCTTCCGCAAGCGGGTCCTGTACCTGGATCTGACGCAGCTGGACGAGAGCTTCATCGGTCCCGCGGTCGACGCGCCCGATCTGGTCGACCCGCTGCTGCGGCGGCGCGTCGGGCAGCTGCACACCGCGCTCGCGGAGCCGGGCGACGAACTGGAGGCGCAGAGCCGTCTCGCCCTCATCGGCGACCGCCTGCGCGGCCATCTGCGGCCGCGCCTGCTCACGCCCGCGCGTGCGGCCGATCCTGGGGTGGCGCACGGCCTGCGGGAGCTCCTGGACGCGCGCCTCGTGGAGGGCGTGACGCTGGACGAGGCCGCCCTGCTGCTCCACGCCCATCCGGCGCATCTCGTACGGGCGTTCAGCGGGGCCTTCGGCATCGCGCCGCACCAGTACCTGACGGCCCGGCGGATCGACCGGGCGCGGCGGCTACTGCTCGACGGGCAGCCGCCGGTGGAGGTGGCCGCCGCGACCGGCTTCTACGACCAGCCGCATCTGAACCGCTCGTTCAAGCGGATCGTGGGCACCACCCCGGGGCGCTTCGCCCGGGTGCGGGGCGGTCCGTCCCCGCTGTCGTGA
- a CDS encoding carboxymuconolactone decarboxylase family protein, whose translation MTTRRLAALAPEQAPGRARELLTDIVERHGSVGEMVSTMAHSPALLDGYLSLSRAMKRVKIPRALSEKLSLAVQEWIGCGTCREAHRAAGRAAGLTDTDIELARQGTSTDPREAALIGLALRVLAEPGALSDEDVAEVRAHGWSDRVIAEVVGVVTLNLLTGAFNLLAGIQPEPEG comes from the coding sequence ATGACGACGAGAAGACTGGCCGCGCTCGCCCCCGAGCAGGCCCCCGGGCGTGCCCGCGAGCTGCTCACCGACATCGTCGAACGGCACGGTTCCGTCGGCGAGATGGTGTCCACGATGGCGCACTCGCCCGCGCTGCTCGACGGCTATCTCAGCCTGTCGCGCGCCATGAAACGGGTGAAGATCCCGCGCGCCCTGAGCGAGAAGCTGTCGCTCGCCGTCCAGGAGTGGATCGGCTGCGGCACCTGCCGCGAGGCGCACCGCGCGGCAGGCCGCGCGGCGGGACTGACCGACACCGACATCGAGCTGGCCCGTCAGGGCACGTCGACCGACCCGCGCGAGGCCGCTCTCATCGGCCTCGCGCTGCGGGTCCTCGCCGAACCGGGCGCGCTCTCCGACGAGGACGTCGCCGAGGTGCGGGCGCACGGCTGGAGCGACCGGGTGATCGCCGAGGTGGTCGGCGTGGTCACCCTCAACCTCCTGACCGGCGCCTTCAACCTCCTCGCGGGCATCCAGCCGGAGCCCGAGGGCTGA
- a CDS encoding isochorismatase family protein, which produces MTERAQPVDALIVVDVQSAFVTGEGAVPAAERLVERTTDLIARARRDGAFIAHLQNDGPPGAEDEPHTPGWELHHPVRPGPTEVVIRKPHDDGFEETALGLVLGEAGVRAVAVCGVMSEMCVQATARTALALGYRVVVPHDAHATQDIPAAPGIGEAVPAATVSRVAAYSLGSDAETTVPAAEVTFTAPEAR; this is translated from the coding sequence ATGACCGAGCGCGCGCAGCCCGTGGATGCCCTGATCGTCGTCGACGTGCAGTCGGCCTTCGTCACCGGCGAAGGGGCCGTGCCCGCCGCCGAACGGCTCGTCGAGCGGACGACCGATCTGATCGCCCGGGCCCGGCGGGACGGGGCGTTCATCGCCCACCTGCAGAACGACGGGCCGCCCGGTGCCGAGGACGAACCGCACACGCCCGGCTGGGAACTCCACCACCCCGTGCGGCCCGGCCCCACCGAGGTGGTGATCCGCAAGCCCCACGACGACGGCTTCGAGGAGACCGCTCTCGGCCTGGTGCTCGGCGAGGCGGGGGTGCGGGCGGTCGCCGTCTGCGGCGTGATGTCGGAGATGTGCGTGCAGGCCACGGCCCGTACGGCCCTGGCGCTCGGCTATCGGGTCGTCGTCCCGCACGACGCCCACGCCACCCAGGACATCCCGGCGGCGCCGGGCATCGGCGAGGCCGTCCCGGCCGCGACGGTCTCCCGCGTCGCGGCGTACTCCCTCGGCAGCGACGCCGAGACCACCGTCCCGGCCGCCGAGGTCACGTTCACGGCCCCCGAGGCGCGCTGA
- a CDS encoding GNAT family N-acetyltransferase, with amino-acid sequence MLKGTTIGLRARHEDDIPILRTELYDDVVNGSRAEAAPWRPITPGSKDPRLVVDDTNERNVSFSIVELEGGTLIGSANLWGIDNHSRSAHIGLGLLPSARGKGHGTDVVAVLCHYGFIVRGLQRLQIETLADNHAMLRSAERNGFVREGVLRSSAWVLGEFLDEVLLGQLAHEWKSGRSV; translated from the coding sequence ATGCTGAAAGGTACGACGATCGGGCTGAGGGCCCGGCACGAGGACGACATCCCGATCCTGCGGACCGAGCTCTACGACGACGTGGTCAACGGCTCGCGGGCCGAAGCCGCGCCCTGGCGGCCGATCACGCCCGGCTCGAAGGACCCGCGCCTCGTGGTGGACGACACCAACGAGAGGAACGTCTCCTTCTCCATCGTGGAGCTGGAGGGCGGCACGCTGATCGGCAGCGCGAACCTCTGGGGCATCGACAACCACAGCCGGTCCGCGCACATCGGCCTGGGGCTGCTTCCGTCCGCCCGCGGCAAGGGCCACGGCACCGACGTGGTCGCGGTCCTCTGCCACTACGGCTTCATCGTGCGCGGCCTGCAGCGGCTGCAGATCGAGACGCTCGCGGACAACCACGCGATGCTGCGCTCGGCCGAGCGCAACGGCTTCGTCCGCGAGGGCGTGCTGCGTTCCTCGGCCTGGGTCCTCGGCGAGTTCCTCGACGAGGTCCTGCTCGGTCAGCTCGCCCACGAGTGGAAGTCCGGCCGGTCCGTCTAG
- a CDS encoding DUF2306 domain-containing protein, producing MARTTGTRRGWGRAATLAVTVVCLTYAPIAMTELWPYASPGAPAVGEWLLGRSVSPEFVAEAVRDRMGPYGRSLVPLIVHSVLGGLLMLLGPVQLLSAVRRRIRLHRITGTVFAVTVYVSMAGAALYLVRTPPAEAFSGAAFWIVLATILVGTVGSVTFGILAAVRGFPDLHQRWLLLCYGFLMTAPLLRLEWGVLPSLYPGLDLRDINRVAIMHLGALVSFGALLASRALDQRAAVPGLTGTWCPLPVRVAAHLAGAAGLVWITVAFLGEGTAGRRLLLAYLVPYAVIYAVIAVRAARAGSRGADWAREEWSLHLAALCLAPAFSAATVPVLERTLGLDRITALVAGVGIGCGMLAYAAVTVVSLRILYAREVLRRQREFADLPTAPAKAEPALEGGRG from the coding sequence ATGGCGCGTACGACCGGCACGAGACGGGGGTGGGGGAGGGCGGCCACCCTCGCGGTGACCGTGGTCTGCCTGACGTACGCGCCGATCGCCATGACCGAACTCTGGCCGTACGCGAGCCCGGGAGCACCCGCCGTCGGCGAGTGGCTGCTCGGCCGGTCCGTCTCCCCGGAGTTCGTCGCCGAGGCCGTGCGCGACCGGATGGGACCGTACGGACGCAGCCTGGTCCCTCTGATCGTGCACTCGGTCCTCGGCGGTCTCCTCATGCTGCTCGGCCCCGTACAGCTGCTCTCCGCGGTCCGGCGCCGCATCCGGCTGCACCGGATCACCGGCACGGTCTTCGCGGTCACGGTGTACGTGTCGATGGCGGGCGCCGCCCTCTACCTGGTGCGGACCCCGCCGGCGGAGGCCTTCAGCGGGGCCGCGTTCTGGATCGTCCTCGCGACGATCCTGGTCGGCACCGTCGGCAGCGTGACCTTCGGGATCCTCGCCGCCGTCCGCGGCTTCCCGGACCTCCACCAGCGCTGGCTGCTGCTCTGCTACGGCTTCCTGATGACCGCTCCGCTGCTGCGGCTCGAATGGGGAGTCCTGCCCTCGCTCTACCCAGGGCTCGACCTGCGCGACATCAACCGCGTCGCGATCATGCATCTCGGGGCGCTCGTCTCCTTCGGTGCGCTGCTCGCCTCCCGCGCCCTCGACCAGCGGGCCGCCGTCCCCGGCCTGACCGGCACCTGGTGCCCGCTGCCGGTGCGGGTGGCCGCCCATCTCGCGGGCGCGGCGGGCCTGGTGTGGATCACGGTGGCCTTCCTCGGCGAGGGAACCGCCGGGCGGCGCCTGCTCCTCGCGTACCTCGTCCCCTACGCCGTGATCTACGCCGTCATCGCCGTCCGGGCGGCCCGCGCCGGCTCCCGGGGCGCGGACTGGGCGCGCGAGGAGTGGTCGCTGCACCTCGCCGCCCTCTGCCTGGCCCCCGCCTTCTCGGCGGCGACCGTGCCCGTACTGGAACGGACCCTGGGCCTCGACCGGATCACGGCGCTCGTCGCGGGCGTCGGCATCGGCTGCGGCATGCTCGCCTACGCGGCCGTCACCGTGGTGAGCCTGCGGATCCTGTACGCCCGCGAAGTCCTCAGGCGGCAGCGGGAGTTCGCGGACCTGCCGACGGCTCCGGCGAAGGCCGAGCCCGCCCTTGAAGGAGGCCGGGGATGA
- a CDS encoding helix-turn-helix transcriptional regulator: MSEVRLTTPSFLVLGIIDKLGEASPYDVKVEAARTVAPFWSMPHAQVYAQCDRLLEAGLLSEVRQPGGRNRRLMSLTEEGTAALRGWLADPAFVPVEARERGILKLWFGASPRVHAPVQIDEHRKTLDQYEGLADEVGELLTRGQREALEFGIRYERMMVDFWQWVERREP; the protein is encoded by the coding sequence ATGTCTGAAGTCCGGTTGACCACGCCTTCCTTCCTCGTGCTCGGCATCATCGACAAACTGGGCGAGGCCAGTCCGTACGACGTGAAGGTGGAGGCCGCGCGGACGGTGGCCCCGTTCTGGTCGATGCCGCACGCGCAGGTGTACGCGCAGTGCGACCGGCTCCTGGAGGCGGGGCTGCTCTCGGAGGTGCGGCAGCCGGGGGGCCGCAACCGGCGCCTGATGAGCCTCACGGAGGAGGGAACGGCCGCTCTGCGCGGCTGGCTGGCCGACCCCGCCTTCGTCCCGGTCGAGGCGCGCGAGCGGGGCATCCTCAAGCTGTGGTTCGGCGCCAGCCCGCGCGTCCACGCCCCCGTCCAGATCGACGAGCACCGCAAGACCCTGGACCAGTACGAGGGGCTGGCCGACGAGGTCGGCGAGTTGCTGACGCGCGGGCAGCGCGAGGCGCTGGAGTTCGGCATCCGCTATGAGCGGATGATGGTCGATTTCTGGCAGTGGGTGGAGCGCCGCGAGCCCTGA
- a CDS encoding ABC transporter permease has product MSARSVTGSPSGAQPVTTTRGAAGRGGGALGRVVRAGVGRRRTQTAVMVLTTLLSVASAVLALGLLVASGAPFDRAFARQHGAHLTVRFDGSAVTPERLAATARASGVAAASGPFAVTSLRLSADRAAPPGFAPPPLTVVGRASAAEPVDAVTVTEGRWASAPGEIVLERGSEPPNAGPGTRVTAGGVTLTVVGIAESVGESADAWVVPRQLTALAGGRPPALQMLYRLTAADTAADVTAGQQAVTASVPAGAVTGTRSYLDVRETARASTAAFVPFVTAFAFLGLAMSVLVIGIVVSGAVGAATRRIGILKSLGFTPFQVGRAYVAQALIPGTVGAVLGVALGNVLAVPLMAEVAEVYGTTEILVPLWVDLVVPAGGLALVAATAFGPALRAARLPTAAVLRLGPATGGGRGRAIRGLFGRLPLPRPVTLGLAAPFARPARAASTAAAVTFGALAVTLAVGLGSTLVAVKADGDPDRGGDVTVHTVTLARGNPGGPAALPGRPADPAAVAAAIAGLPGTGSVYRTARTQLDVAGLKGGAPLVAYEGDTAGSRHTMVAGRWFGATGEAVAATRFLHATGVRLGDTITLSEQGRTVRIRIVGEVFDLGDDGMTLRTAAASVAALRARYQPADFAVSVTGGTDAARYAERLDAAVAPLGAEAAVTEGSKSSVIRAMQALIVMLTLMLVAVACLGVLNTVVLDTRDRVRDLGVFKALGMTPRQTVAQVLTSVGAVGLVSGLVGVPLGVALHGRVMPAMGRAVGTTIPPADIDVYGTPLLVLLATAGVVIATAGALLPAGWAARTATARALRAE; this is encoded by the coding sequence ATGAGCGCGCGTTCCGTCACCGGGAGCCCGAGCGGCGCGCAGCCCGTCACCACGACCCGAGGGGCCGCGGGGCGCGGGGGCGGCGCCCTCGGCCGGGTCGTACGGGCCGGGGTCGGGCGGCGTCGTACGCAGACCGCCGTGATGGTCCTGACCACGCTGCTCTCCGTCGCCTCCGCCGTCCTCGCGCTCGGTCTCCTCGTCGCCTCGGGCGCCCCCTTCGACCGGGCCTTCGCACGGCAGCACGGCGCCCATCTGACGGTGCGGTTCGACGGTTCCGCCGTCACCCCGGAGCGGCTCGCCGCCACCGCACGGGCATCCGGAGTGGCCGCCGCCTCGGGCCCGTTCGCCGTCACCTCCCTGCGCCTGAGCGCGGACCGGGCGGCCCCGCCGGGATTCGCACCGCCCCCGCTGACCGTCGTCGGCCGCGCCTCCGCAGCCGAGCCCGTGGACGCGGTGACCGTGACGGAGGGGCGGTGGGCCTCGGCCCCGGGGGAGATCGTCCTGGAACGGGGATCCGAACCGCCGAACGCGGGCCCGGGGACCCGGGTGACCGCCGGCGGCGTCACCCTCACCGTGGTGGGCATCGCCGAGTCGGTCGGCGAGAGCGCCGACGCCTGGGTCGTACCCCGGCAACTGACCGCGCTCGCCGGAGGACGGCCGCCCGCGCTCCAGATGCTCTACCGGCTCACCGCCGCCGACACCGCCGCCGACGTGACGGCCGGACAGCAGGCCGTCACCGCCTCCGTACCGGCCGGGGCGGTCACCGGCACCCGCTCGTACCTCGACGTGCGGGAGACCGCGCGCGCGTCCACGGCCGCCTTCGTGCCCTTCGTCACCGCCTTCGCGTTCCTCGGGCTCGCGATGTCGGTCCTGGTGATCGGCATCGTGGTGAGCGGCGCCGTCGGCGCCGCGACCCGCCGGATCGGGATCCTCAAGTCCCTCGGCTTCACCCCGTTCCAGGTGGGACGCGCGTACGTGGCGCAGGCGCTGATCCCGGGCACCGTCGGGGCCGTACTCGGCGTCGCCCTCGGGAACGTGCTCGCCGTGCCCCTCATGGCGGAGGTCGCCGAGGTGTACGGGACGACCGAGATCCTCGTCCCCCTGTGGGTGGACCTCGTCGTCCCGGCCGGCGGGCTCGCCCTCGTGGCCGCCACCGCCTTCGGGCCCGCCCTGCGCGCGGCCCGGCTGCCGACCGCGGCGGTCCTGCGCCTCGGCCCCGCCACCGGCGGCGGCCGGGGCCGTGCGATCCGCGGCCTGTTCGGGCGGCTGCCCCTGCCCCGGCCGGTCACCCTGGGACTCGCCGCGCCCTTCGCCCGCCCCGCACGGGCGGCGAGCACGGCCGCGGCGGTGACCTTCGGAGCCCTCGCGGTGACCCTCGCCGTGGGCCTCGGCAGCACGCTCGTCGCCGTCAAGGCCGACGGCGACCCGGACCGCGGCGGCGACGTCACCGTCCACACGGTCACCCTGGCCCGGGGGAACCCCGGCGGTCCGGCGGCCCTGCCGGGCAGGCCCGCCGACCCGGCCGCCGTCGCGGCGGCGATCGCCGGACTCCCCGGGACCGGCTCGGTGTACCGGACGGCCCGCACCCAGCTGGACGTGGCCGGGCTCAAGGGCGGCGCGCCCCTCGTCGCGTACGAGGGGGACACGGCCGGCAGCCGTCACACGATGGTCGCCGGGCGCTGGTTCGGGGCCACGGGGGAGGCCGTCGCGGCGACCCGGTTCCTGCACGCCACCGGGGTCCGCCTCGGGGACACCATCACCCTCTCCGAGCAGGGCCGCACGGTCCGGATCCGCATCGTCGGCGAGGTCTTCGACCTCGGCGACGACGGCATGACCCTGCGCACCGCGGCGGCGTCCGTGGCCGCGCTGCGCGCCCGCTACCAGCCCGCCGACTTCGCCGTGTCCGTCACCGGGGGCACGGACGCGGCGCGCTACGCGGAGCGCCTCGACGCCGCCGTGGCACCGCTGGGGGCGGAGGCCGCCGTCACCGAGGGGAGCAAGTCGAGCGTCATCCGGGCGATGCAGGCCCTGATCGTGATGCTCACCCTGATGCTGGTCGCCGTCGCCTGCCTCGGCGTCCTGAACACGGTGGTCCTCGACACCCGCGACCGCGTCCGTGACCTGGGCGTCTTCAAGGCCCTGGGGATGACCCCGCGGCAGACGGTCGCGCAGGTCCTCACCTCCGTCGGGGCCGTCGGCCTGGTGTCGGGCCTCGTCGGCGTGCCGCTCGGGGTGGCCCTCCACGGCCGGGTGATGCCGGCGATGGGCCGCGCGGTCGGCACCACGATCCCGCCCGCCGACATCGACGTCTACGGCACGCCGCTGCTCGTGCTCCTCGCCACGGCGGGCGTCGTGATCGCGACGGCCGGCGCCCTGCTCCCCGCGGGCTGGGCGGCCCGGACGGCCACGGCGCGGGCGCTGCGGGCGGAGTAG